A genomic segment from Mustelus asterias unplaced genomic scaffold, sMusAst1.hap1.1 HAP1_SCAFFOLD_1233, whole genome shotgun sequence encodes:
- the zbtb5 gene encoding zinc finger and BTB domain-containing protein 5, protein MDFPGHFEQVFQQLNYQRLHGQLCDCVIVVGSRHFKAHRSVLAACSTHFRALFTVPESDQSLNMVQLDSEVVTAEAFAALVEMMYTSTLMLGESNVMDVLLAASHLHLNSVVKACKHYLTTRTVPMSPTSERLQEQNARMQRSFLLQQLGLSLVSSALSSSQAMDEQVNVNSSLRHHLEDQSTAFPVQRLQKRKAIPDERSKKRMRPSVDESIITEEASDNGPAVVHTCEELFTPDSLKLGDGSKADGTVENNVDSAIIFEQAFSTPEDNQVPSQSDNSGVGHSQTSMASQATHIETAFSQDSANEKSDFHSETTELHVNGSEEQVRIVVKAEPLSSPDPQDETSDVASQAEGSESVEVEGGMPGAEKLELSPESSDRSFSDPQSSTDRVTDIHILESANTDSKAPFHISTFLNKNRTNSYSGIQNADDNIPNTTSDGRIESEATYLMSPVSGVSAGTNPAIVAARMENPFNDSPETHFMRPMHDLLGLSCGQSTGYKSAAEPFRLDFPRPSSGLHALSRQSIISSRGGASTFPGYRRIAPKMPIVTSVGDGGSGSQDNGSNSQIRMLNSTSAFENNHSLQTGPPQLTRASADVLSKCKKAMSEHNVLVVEGARKYACKICCKTFLTLTDCKKHIRVHTGEKPYACLKCGKRFSQSSHLYKHSKTTCLRWHGNSLPSTLL, encoded by the coding sequence ATGGATTTTCCAGGCCACTTTGAACAAGTCTTCCAGCAGCTGAACTATCAGCGGCTTCATGGGCAGCTCTGTGACTgtgtgattgttgttgggagccgtcATTTCAAAGCTCATCGCTCTGTGCTTGCAGCATGCAGCACCCACTTCCGTGCTCTCTTTACTGTCCCAGAGAGTGATCAGTCATTGAACATGGTTCAGCTGGACAGTGAAGTAGTTACAGCCGAGGCATTTGCAGCCCTTGTTGAAATGATGTACACGTCCACGCTTATGCTGGGAGAGAGTAATGTTATGGATGTGCTGCTGGCGGCTTCCCACCTCCACCTGAATTCCGTTGTGAAGGCTTGCAAGCATTACTTAACAACCAGGACTGTACCCATGTCCCCTACAAGTGAAAGGCTTCAGGAGCAAAATGCTCGTATGCAGAGGTCCTTCCTACTTCAGCAGCTGGGTTTGAGCTTAGTAAGTTCTGCTCTCAGCTCCAGTCAGGCAATGGATGAGCAAGTCAACGTAAACTCATCACTCCGCCATCACTTGGAGGATCAGTCAACTGCGTTTCCTGTCCAGCGACTACAGAAAAGGAAAGCCATTCCTGACGAAAGATCGAAGAAAAGGATGAGACCTTCCGTGGACGAGTCTATCATCACCGAGGAAGCGTCGGATAATGGGCCAGCCGTGGTGCATACATGTGAGGAACTCTTTACCCCAGACTCCCTGAAGCTGGGAGATGGCTCTAAAGCTGATGGGACTGTTGAAAACAACGTGGACAGTGCTATCATATTTGAACAAGCCTTTAGCACACCAGAGGATAATCAGGTACCCAGTCAGTCTGATAACAGTGGAGTGGGCCATTCACAAACATCCATGGCTTCTCAAGCCACTCACATTGAAACTGCTTTTAGTCAAGATTCTGCTAATGAGAAATCGGATTTTCACTCTGAGACCACAGAACTTCACGTGAATGGAAGTGAGGAGCAGGTCCGAATTGTTGTCAAAGCTGAACCATTGAGCTCACCCGATCCTCAGGATGAGACAAGTGATGTTGCCTCACAGGCAGAAGGTAGTGAGTCGGTGGAGGTGGAAGGTGGAATGCCTGGTGCTGAAAAGCTGGAGTTGAGCCCCGAGAGCAGTGACCGGAGTTTCTCCGATCCTCAGTCTAGTACCGACAGGGTCACGGACATACATATACTAGAATCTGCAAACACCGACTCGAAAGCTCCCTTTCACATTTCCACTTTTTTAAATAAGAACCGGACAAACAGCTACAGTGGGATCCAGAACGCTGATGATAACATTCCAAACACCACAAGTGATGGCAGAATAGAAAGTGAAGCTACTTATTTAATGAGCCCAGTGAGCGGGGTTTCCGCTGGTACCAACCCTGCAATTGTGGCAGCTCGAATGGAGAATCCATTTAATGATAGTCCTGAAACTCATTTCATGCGACCTATGCATGACTTGCTGGGCCTGTCCTGTGGCCAGTCCACTGGGTACAAATCTGCAGCAGAGCCATTCAGGTTAGATTTTCCTAGGCCTAGTTCTGGATTGCACGCACTATCCAGACAATCTATCATTTCATCCCGAGGAGGAGCCAGTACTTTCCCAGGTTATCGTCGCATTGCCCCAAAAATGCCCATCGTAACCTCAGTTGGAGATGGAGGCTCTGGTTCCCAGGACAATGGTTCTAATTCCCAGATCCGTATGTTGAACAGTACTTCTGCTTTTGAAAATAATCATTCTTTGCAGACAGGCCCTCCCCAGTTGACACGGGCATCTGCAGATGTACTTTCAAAGTGTAAGAAAGCCATGTCGGAACACAATGTTTTGGTGGTGGAAGGTGCTCGTAAGTATGCCTGTAAAATTTGCTGCAAGACCTTTTTAACATTAACGGATTGCAAGAAACACATCCGTGTTCACACAGGAGAAAAGCCCTACGCATGTTTAAAATGCGGGAAAAGATTCAGTCAGTCGAGCCACTTGTACAAGCATTCCAAGACAACCTGCTTGAGATGGCATGGCAACAGCTTGCCAAGTACTCTGCTTTGA